The region GTGTCTATGttgtgagaaacttaacaggtcTTGTCCTGACAATGAGGTATAGGAACAAAGGtagagagagatgaagaagatTTTCAGACTTAATACAAGTAAATTTATAGAAGCAGAGCACCTTGAAGTTTTTGTGATGGAGGAGGAAAGAGTCAGAAGATGCTTGGATGTTACTGGCTTTGCAATTTTCTGGCCCTGTGCCTACAAGTTAATCAATTACTCATATACTCTCAAGGTGACCATCATTACTCACTGCAACTGCCTTCTAACCTGCTCTATTTCCATTTTTGCCCTCGCTCCCTTTAATCTATTCTCCACAACAGAaccaatgtgttttttaaaaaatgtgaggggcgcctgggtggctcagttggttaagcgtctgacttcagctcaggtcacgatctcgcagtccgcgagttcgagccccgcgtcgggctctgggctgatggctcggagcctagagcctgcttccgattctgtgtctccctctctctctgcccctcccccgttcatgctgtgtctctctctgtctcaaaaataaataaatattaaaaaaaaaaattaaaggggcgcctgggtggcgcagtcggttaagcgtcgacttcagccaggtcacgatctcgtggtccgtgggttcgagccccgtgtcaggctctgggctgatggctcagagcctggagcctgtttccgattctgtgtctccctctctgcccctcccccgttcatgctctgtctctctctgtcccaaaaataaataaaccttgaaaaaaaaaatttaaaaaaaaaaaacaaaaaacatctgagttatccttgactcctctttaaaaaaaaaaaaaattaaaaaaataaataaaaataaaaaaataaaaaatgtgaatcaGATCACATCACTTACATGCATCAACCTGAATTCTGCAATAGCTTCCTATGACTTTTAGAATAAAGTCCAAACCCTTGGACGTGGCTTAAAAGGCTATTATCTGGCCCCTGTATACTTGTTTTGACCTTATTTCCTACTACTTTTCTCTGTGCTCCCTATGCTGGGTACACACTGGCCtcatttttgctcttttatttagCTCTTTCTTGCCTCTGGGCCTCTGTGTGACCTGGAACTGCCATTGTGCAGGTAGGTTCCTTACGATGCAGGACTAGGCTCCAATGTCACATCTTCAGAAAGACTCCACTCCCTCttctcatcattatttttaatcacaCTCTCCTATTCTATTGTCCAGCTGTACTGATTGTTATCTGAAATTCCCTCATTTATACATCTGTTACTTGATAATCTCCCAGGTCCCTCATTAGAAAGTACACTTTATCATAAAGAAGTGATTCATGTTTGACTTTCTCTGTGCTGTAGCCTCAAGTAGGTTGAACACGGTCTGGCCCatggaaaaattacaaaaaataaattaaatggttttattaaataaatgttatttaacaccaattttaataaataaatgttatttatttacgTCTCAGGCTTTCGGCCTCCTCATCCATAAACGGGAGATAATCCTACCTGTGCCAGTCATTAGAAATAGAGTCTAACGTTTACTAAATTTTTACTATGTCTCAGGCACTGTCAAAGTCACTTTATACGCATATTCTTATTTACGATTATGCATTCCATTTTACACAAAAGGCCACCACGTCTTAGGTCAAATAACTGGCCTAAGGACACAGGGCCATAGTGTGACGCAGGTATGACCCCGGAGCTGCCAGAGCTCAGAACGTGGGCTTTTTACCCACTACTTTATAGTTCCTAGAAAGATGCTTCCTTCCATTACAGCAAAACTAGCCTGTGCCCTCTTGCTCCCCCCAGCTCCTACTTCGTCCGTCCCGTGGGTCAAGTGAAGAAAGGTATTACATCCCTACGGGGTTCTTTTCCAAGATGAACATCCCCATTTCTTTcaatccttcctttttaaaggatcCTCGCATCTCGGTCACGCTCCTCAGGCCAAACTCGTTTGACAACGTCTTTCTGCTCCAGAACTGGTCTTTTTAACTGGGCAAGTTAAGAGGCATCAGAGAAGTGGAAGCCAATTCCCAGGGGGCGAGGAAACGCCAACGTGGGAGTGTTGTGGTGCGCTGTGGTGAACACaggcaggcttcctggaagaggtgatcCCTGAGCTCAAGTCCAGAGCAGTAAGCAGCGGCCAGCGGCCGAGGGCCGCTAGGTCGAGACAAAGGGTGGCGGACTTTAGGACGATCAGGGACACAAGCCCAAATGGTGACGTGCTTGCACGCGGCGGAGCGCAAGGCGTTTTCCTAAAAGGAAGTTAGAATAGGCACTGGAGGGAAGCACAGTGGGAGGAACACTCAAGAAGTAAAACGCGAACTTACCCGTAATCTGGCTACCCGGCCTCCGTAGCCCGACTGCAAACGCCGCCACCTGAAGAGTCCAGTAGCCAAAGCAGCGGCAGGCTATTCCCAGATGTCGCGAGACTGAGCTGGCCTCGCGAGATCTGGCCGTTCGTGCGTGACGTCTGGAGCTCTTTCCGGGGGCTATGGGAGGGTTCTGGCGTCCCGTATTAAGGACCGCTGCTGTCTGTGGCTGGCGTTGGAGTCACCCTGGGTCCCCGACCTGGGTTGCGGAGAGGGTACAGCCGTATCTCAGGGTGGGAAGAAATGGGACAGGAAGTGATGAGACAGGGCTGAGGTGGATTGGGACATGGAGGCGTCCGAACCCGGCCCGGGACCTGGCCCTGCAGCCGCCGCGGCGGCCGAAGAGCACGAACCCTTTCACGCGCGCGCAGGAGGAGGATTGGCGGCGTCGGAACAAGACGGTCCTCACGTACGTGGCCGCAGCCGCAGTGGGCATGCTGGGGGCGTCCTACGCCGCGGTGCCCCTTTATCGGCTGTATTGCCAGGTAGGCGCCGGCGCTGCACCCTGGGCTGTGCCATCAGGAGGGGCGGAGGTGCAGGACAGCTCCCTGGACAGCGATCGCTTCTCCGGGTCGTGTTGGAGGGATGTCTGAGGTTGCTCCACCAGAGAGGAAACAGGCTTTgaaaagtgacttgcccaagcttACCAAAAAAGTTAGTGGCAAAGTTACGGATAGAACCCACGCCCCTATAGTGATCGTGCTTATACCGACCGCACTGCAGAGTGAAATTCCCTATCTCTGAGCTACATCACCTAAAAGGTCCGCAGCCTATATACTCTGCCGTCCAGCAACCTACCTTACCTTCTTGCTACTCACACAGATGTTCGcgtttaaaatgtaaattatattagTACAGTCATTCTGTGAACCGTGTATGGTTTACGTGCGAAGGTTAACCCAGAAATGGGAGTATGCTTGTAACTTGGGCTTAAACTGGGAGTAGCGTTTAATTCATACAAAGAGGCACGAGGCTTCCCTCCACTGTTAATATATGACTGTAATGTGCTTACCCAGGGCTCTCTTTTAGATCAGAAACCCTAATGCAGTTGTTCTTCAGGTGTGTTCCCCGGACGACCAGCGTcccatcacctgggaacttgggTGCACGTTCTTGGATCAAACTGCAGAGCTACTGAATCAaactctgggggaggggcccagctatctgtgttttaataagtcCTCTAGCTGATTTTGATGCAGACTAATATTTGAGGACCATGTGCGAAgccacacttttatttatttcgtatatattcatatatatttgtatatattctccTTAAGTAGTTTGCTGCTTTGGCTGGTCATTAGGACTCCTAGTGGAGCTACTTTAATGAACATGTTAGGGCTCCCTTACCTAGAAATACTGATTAGGAGGTCTGGGTGTGGCCCAggaatttctgtttaaaaaacataacacAGGTTAGAGCTACACATTATTCATTAAATGATAGTGATTCTCCAACTTTGTTGTGAGTGGGAATCATCTGAAGAGCTTTGAAAAAATCCTGACACTCGGGTCACATCCGGAACCACTTAAATCAGAATGTCTCAGAGTGGGAGTCAGGTATTAGTAATGTTTTAAAGATTCCTCATGTGATCCCAATGTGTACTGTTTTGGGAATCATTGGCTAACTGCTTTTTCCTGCCAGGATTGTTAATGCCGGTCTTACTTTCCCTGTCCTTTTGGAGATTAACTTGACCTTATTTTTTATAACGAAAGCAAATCAAAAGGACTTTTCAGTCTCCTAATATTGGCATTTATGTGGGTATGCAGTAGTTTGATTCAGGAGGATGAGTGTAGAATATGAATTAGTTTTCATCAGACGGCAGCCTGGACCTTGCATGAATCCCAGAACTAGCAGTTGGTTAAATCATAAGCAGAACTGAATCCAAAATATCAAGTATAAATCTCTGAAAATCATGGGGGTGGAAGGGGTCAGTTTTATTCTTCAAGGGATATTTAGCAGTGTGTGaatacatttttggttgtcacaacctgGGAGGTGAACAGGAAGGGTGCCACTGGTATCTAGTGAGTAGAGTCTAGGGATGCTGATTGGTAAACATTCAGCATTGCACAGCACAGACACTCGCTCCTCCCCAAACCAAAGAATTATCCAAACCAAAATGCCCTTAGTTCCAAAGTTGTGAAACTCTGCTTTAAACTGAAGTGAATGACAgtatttttgcatgtgtgtgcaaatGCAGAGCAGGATAGGCAAAACAATTGTAATTTATAATCCTAAACTTCAGTCAAGTTTGATGTTAAGTTTCCAGAAGAGCATCTCTTTCGCTCTTGGAATCACAGAACTTTAGagccaaaaataaagaattatataaACCATTTAATACAGAGACCTCATTTTATGAGTATGGATAGTCCCccaaaagtaaaatgtatttaattcttGGAGCTAGTTAATGGCAGAACTAGACTAGAGCCcaggaaatattttcattgccctTCTCTAttcttatttctctaattatCAAGCTTGCAAATTTGAAGGATCTGTATTCAGAGACTTCCTGTCACAATATATTAAGGAATCTTTATTCAACTGATTCAGATTCTTCAGGAGTTACATCTTAAAACTTAAGCATTATAGCCCTCTCGGGCAGAAGAATTTACTTactaaaaaaaagataaaaggcttGCCCTCTAATACATCTTGTAGGTTCATAATGTACTTCAGTAATGTTGCATGGCAGCTGAGTACAGTTAGGTGACTTGTGTAATAAGTGGAAGATAGTAATACTGTATTTTGCTGGGAGTCTTCCCCTAGCCtcaaatttgatatttttttcctagtatAGTAACAGATTAATTATCCGAAGACCAGAATTCTGGCAACCTCACGCATCAGAAGAATGATGACCCTGGAagtaaggatttttatttttaaacatctgtgATGATAAGGAGATAATGGCAATGAAGATAGGCAAGAAGAGTCAGGCACAAATATTCCTGATGTCTTAAGGTTCGTTGATTCAGCGGCGAAAGGGATCAGGTTCTCTGATTAACTGATGATGTTTATAAAAGCTGTACTATACAAAGAAGTAcaggaaaaaattacagaaacattTATTAACATGGCAGAACACTTGTGATGCTtgaaaaaagcagaatacaaaaGTGAAGCTACAAACTAATCTATGCCATAAAAGTGATGATATGGAAAGGGATCAGAGGGGGCTGTgggtaatttaattatttaaatagtttCATTGAAATGATAGGATCATGGGTAATTTTTACTTCTAATGACTAATAGTTTATATAAAACACtggcaataaaaggaaataggTTTAATGAAAAGTTAAGCTAAAATTCTGAGCTATATTACCATTGGTGAGTCAGCTTTCTCCCatatgactcattttttttttttttttttactgtgtccaATACCCAAGTGATTACCGAAAAAAAATATGACTCTAACAAATACAGGCCCTTGACACCCCAGAGGTGGTCAAACCATTGATACATTCATAGGAAATGGGCAGTGACAGTATGAACTGGGATCCTACTAgattattaaattgtttttaagattttgtttttatcccATAATCACCTGTAAGTATTGTTTAACATGTTCTACTTTAATATACTTAATATCTTTAATACCTAGACTACTGGTCTTGGAGGGTCAGCAGTAGCAGGTCATGTGTCGGACCAGATTGAAAACATGGTGCCTGTGAAGGATCGAATTATCAAAGTCACCTTTAATGCAGATGTGCATGCAAGCCTCCAGTGGAATTTTAGACCTCAGCAAACAGAAATCTATGTAAGTGATTAAAGTAGTTATGAAAAGAGTActtttttcattgtaaaaattattttattgcatcACTGAAACTTTCACAATTTAGAGAACACTCATGTAAACACAATCTCAAAAAACTGATTCTCCATTACTGTAATTCTTTTATTCTCACAGACTACTTTTTGACAGGGCCCTATCTCAATGTAACAGAATATACTTTAAGTTAAATGATACTGCAGTAAATGTCAGTTTGGAACAATGGAGAAGGTCCTCGGTTTTTATCAGAGTCGTATTAAGAATTCAGTAAGAAATTTGTGGACAGTAATCCTGAGAGTAGGAGCAGTGGTGCTGCTGTGTGTAGCATAGCCTCAGGTAtagataaggggaaaaaatggaaaatcattggTTACAATGAGAAGtagtttactcatttttaaaaaatatttatttattgtgaggaGAGTGcacacgggagaggggcagagagggatggagagggagaatcccaagcaggctgtgcgctgatagtgcagagccctagtggggctggatcccaggtgCGCCGAGAAGGGATACTTTTGATATAAATTAGTAAACTACTGCagcctctgggtggctcatttggtgaagtatctgactcttgatttcagctcatcgCCCCacggtttatgggatcaagccctgccttagAATCCgtcctgagtgtggagcccgcttaagattctctccccctctctctctctcccccctccctctctcagcctctccctacccctcttcCTGCCTCACAAGCATTctgcctctaaaaaaaaaaaaggatccccATCTCAGGGCTCTTGGCTGGCCAAGtgggaagaacatgtgactcttgatcttggggttatgagttcaagccccatgttggatgtagagattacttaaaaataaattttaaaaatgtatgtgtttgtgtgtatccTTACTTCTTAAGAAAAATGAGAACCTTTGAAGTAACCATAATAAATAGTCATGTTCTACTTCAGAAAAGCTCTACTTTAAAAGTTTCCTAAAATCTTGACTAACTGGAATCCTGGAGGATTTAATTGAAATTATCTCATGAGCTGAGGAATAGCCAGAAAAGTTTAATTGTGACTCTTATTGGGAAACCCTTATAAATATTGGTGTTCCCGCATGTTAGTAAACATGACTGAATTCTTCAATGATTAAGGGTTTCATAGGTTATGATTTTGAATGTTCTAATTATATACTAGTGTGCAAGATATTAGTGTCTGAAATGGTACAAAGGACAGAGAATCCTttggaaattgatttttttaaagccttgcaattttttccaaatgttttttttctttttcatgttatttatttttgatagagagcacaagtgggggagggtcagagagagagggagacacagaacccaaagcaggctctaggctctgagctgtcagcatctgcagagcccaatgtagggatcgaactcacaaaccgcgagatcatggcctaagccgaagccggacgcttaaccgactgagccacccaggcaccccccaaatatttttgagagagagggagtgcacgtGAGCAGAaagtgaggggcagaaagggagaaggcCAGAGTTTCCgaagtgggctgtgcactgacagcagagagcccaatgcaaggttcAGACTCGTGAAACGCGagatgacctgaggcgaagtctgatgcttaatcaactgagccacccagggcccctacAGCcttgcaatattaaaaaaatctgttctctCAAAAAGTGTATTAGTGCTTTttggttaaataaaaattctattcaGTCAGTTTTACTCTGGTTAGAAGTTCAATTTACTCTGGTTGTAAGCTGAGTTTAATGTTAACCTCTTAAAAAGAATCTATATTGGTCATATAATGATGTTCAGGTATAAGTGTTAAGTCAGGCTTGGGCTATGATAGGCTTGGCTTtccttggacatttttttttttttgtatttattttttaatgtttattttatttttgagacagagagagacagagcatgaatgggggagggtcagagagagagggagacacagaatctgaagcaggctccaggctctgagctgtcagcacagagcccgacgtggggctcgaactcacagaccgtgagatcgtgacctgagccaaaatcggacgcttaaccgactgagccacccaggcgcccctcggacattttaaataatttgcagATCATTGCTTGAAGACTTCAGATATATAAGAGGACGGTACACAATTAATGATTAATAGAGCACTGGTTCTTCATGGACATaggcaaataaaatttaaaaaccagatgttggggtgcctgggtggctcagtcacagttgagcgtctgacttcggctcgaggtcatgatctcacaggttgtgaattccagccccatgtcaggctctgtgctgacagatcagagcctggagcctccttcggattctgtgtctccctctctctctgtccctcccccacttgtgctctctctctctctcaaaaataagtaaaatgtaaaaaaaaaaaaaaaaatttttaaaaaccccatgTTCATGGGTAGTATCCACAATTTATTTTGCTGACCTTTGACATTAGTTTATTAGATAAAATATTGTGGTCTGACgaataggaaaaatatgactAATAGGGAAAGGAGGAGCTGTGAGATTTAAAGTATtgataatgtatatttttcttaaaacaggTAGTGCCAGGAGAGACTGCACTGGCGTTTTATAAAGCTAAGAATCCTACAGACAAACCAGTAATTGGAATTTCTACATACAATGTTGTACCATTTGAAGCTGGACAGTATTTCAATAAAATACAGGTATAGCTATATGcaaacttttatgtattttcatcaTATTCCATAAACTGGTTAGTACTAAACTTACTGCAGTGTTGTGTAGAAACTAATCATTTCTTCTAAACATTGAACTTTTTTCCCAGTGCTTATAATAACTATGGTTCCTTGTTGAGACGATGAACCAAATGGGAATCTGcttttaactttaaaacaatttttggccttaattttaaagcaaaagtcaATGAGATGAAAAGAGAATGTCATTCTGTCACAGAACTTAGtttatatttaattgtattttttattataatattaattgcAGTATGCTCACTACAGCCAAGAAATGAACCATTATTTGTATTCTAACAGAAACTAAACAAATACCCTTTATAATTTCTAGTGCTTCTGTTTTGAAGAACAAAGGCTTAATCCACAAGAGGAAGTAGATATGCCAGTGTTTTTCTACATCGATCCTGAATTTGCTGAAGATCCAAGAATGGTGAATGTTGATCTCATCACTCTTTCTTATACTTTTTTTGaagcaaaggagggacagaagTTGCCACTTCCAGGCTATAATTGAAGTCAGCATCTTAagtcctgcttcagatttgtgatttttgaaaaatcatgTATTTAGTCTTCTCAGGGGAGAAATACTTTACAGTAATgtaaagctattttaaatattatataatgctgtgtttattttttcaactaaTTTACCCTGCTTAAAACTGAATGAACAGTTTCAGCTGTCAGTCATAAGGAATCCACAGGCCCATTTAGAATGTAGGACTATTCAAAACCAGAGAGTTTGATAGGTAATATTAAAAGAAacgctttgtttcttaaataagtAGGCACGGACTTCATGGTTCAGTTTATTAGCCCTTCATACTTGTAGCACTGAGTACTTTTATTATTCCCACAGTTGTTTTAGGCTCCAGGCCATAACTTCTgcctatttttgttatttctaaaaTAGTTGGTTACTACTTTCTTTTGTG is a window of Prionailurus viverrinus isolate Anna chromosome E1, UM_Priviv_1.0, whole genome shotgun sequence DNA encoding:
- the LOC125151595 gene encoding cytochrome c oxidase assembly protein COX11, mitochondrial, translated to MGGFWRPVLRTAAVCGWRWSHPGSPTWVAERVQPYLRVGRNGTGSDETGLRWIGTWRRPNPARDLALQPPRRPKSTNPFTRAQEEDWRRRNKTVLTYVAAAAVGMLGASYAAVPLYRLYCQTTGLGGSAVAGHVSDQIENMVPVKDRIIKVTFNADVHASLQWNFRPQQTEIYVVPGETALAFYKAKNPTDKPVIGISTYNVVPFEAGQYFNKIQCFCFEEQRLNPQEEVDMPVFFYIDPEFAEDPRMVNVDLITLSYTFFEAKEGQKLPLPGYN